From the Comamonas odontotermitis genome, one window contains:
- the rnk gene encoding nucleoside diphosphate kinase regulator, protein MSRKPHLILSSLDVDRLEALLAQMSAAAFPGKADLEAEIARADIVEPTDIPPDVVTMNSTVTFDMAESGKQFQLTLVYPKDLDGSTEKVSVFAPVGSALLGLSVGDELAWPSVGGKSMTVRVTGIVYQPERAGELHR, encoded by the coding sequence ATGTCTCGCAAGCCCCATCTCATCTTGTCGTCGCTGGACGTGGATCGCCTGGAGGCATTGCTGGCACAAATGTCTGCTGCGGCTTTCCCTGGAAAAGCGGATCTGGAAGCGGAAATTGCGCGCGCTGACATCGTCGAGCCCACGGATATTCCGCCCGATGTGGTGACCATGAACTCGACTGTCACCTTCGACATGGCTGAATCAGGCAAACAGTTTCAGCTCACCCTGGTCTACCCCAAGGATCTGGATGGCAGCACCGAAAAGGTCTCGGTCTTCGCCCCCGTCGGCAGCGCACTGCTGGGTCTGTCGGTCGGAGACGAGTTGGCATGGCCGTCGGTGGGCGGCAAGAGCATGACCGTCCGCGTGACCGGTATCGTCTACCAGCCGGAGCGCGCTGGCGAACTGCACCGCTGA
- a CDS encoding PA0069 family radical SAM protein: protein MPQNKHSSRSPIIANGEEWVRTSEDAEPAPVAAAPARSLLKGRGAVSAPLHRFAKEQREWLDDGWNGAVAQGVGMDAEEHDASHDEAIWWRQAAQALGTQVHEERARSAIQKNDSPDIFFDHSVNPYRGCEHGCIYCYARPYHSYLNLSPGLDFETQLFAKTNIAEVLRREIGHPRYRPASLNIGSATDCYQPIERDWRLTRQVIEVLNEACHPFSVITKSSGVERDIDLIAQAASHKRAAAYITITTLDGGLARLLEPRAAAPRRRLQTIRRLAEAGIPVGVSVAPHIPFLNDDMEQVLDAAREAGATTAFYTVLRLPWELNGVFQQWLQAHYPQRAPRVMERVRDLHQISDEERARGKSYNSDYLTRMKGQGLWAQLVRQRFVRSCEQLGYGREREPLDWAPFAAWQQGQRGPQQSSLF, encoded by the coding sequence ATGCCGCAAAACAAGCATTCCTCTCGCTCTCCCATCATCGCTAATGGTGAGGAGTGGGTGCGCACCAGTGAAGATGCGGAGCCGGCACCAGTGGCGGCTGCGCCGGCTCGTTCTCTTCTGAAAGGGCGCGGTGCGGTCTCTGCGCCCCTGCACCGGTTTGCCAAAGAGCAGCGCGAATGGCTGGATGATGGCTGGAATGGAGCCGTGGCTCAAGGTGTCGGTATGGATGCGGAAGAGCATGATGCCTCGCACGACGAAGCGATCTGGTGGCGGCAGGCTGCGCAGGCACTGGGCACCCAGGTGCACGAGGAGCGGGCACGCAGCGCGATCCAGAAGAACGATTCCCCGGATATCTTCTTCGACCATTCGGTCAACCCGTACCGGGGCTGCGAGCATGGCTGCATCTATTGCTATGCGCGGCCATACCATAGCTACCTCAACCTATCGCCGGGGCTGGATTTCGAGACGCAGTTGTTTGCCAAGACCAATATTGCAGAGGTGCTGCGGCGTGAGATCGGCCATCCCCGCTACCGGCCGGCCTCGCTCAACATTGGCTCGGCGACTGATTGCTACCAGCCCATCGAGCGAGACTGGCGGCTGACGCGGCAGGTGATCGAGGTCCTGAACGAAGCCTGCCACCCGTTCTCGGTGATCACCAAAAGCAGTGGTGTCGAGCGTGATATTGATTTGATAGCGCAAGCCGCAAGCCACAAGCGTGCTGCGGCCTATATCACCATCACCACGCTGGATGGTGGACTGGCGCGGTTGTTGGAGCCCCGCGCTGCCGCTCCGCGCCGAAGGCTGCAGACCATACGCCGCCTCGCAGAAGCTGGGATTCCCGTGGGGGTCAGTGTTGCACCGCACATTCCCTTTCTGAACGACGACATGGAGCAGGTGCTGGATGCTGCACGTGAAGCAGGTGCAACCACCGCTTTCTATACAGTGCTGCGCCTGCCCTGGGAGCTGAACGGTGTGTTTCAGCAATGGTTGCAGGCGCACTACCCACAGAGAGCCCCGCGGGTGATGGAGCGTGTGCGCGACCTGCACCAGATCAGCGACGAGGAGCGCGCGCGCGGCAAAAGCTACAACAGCGACTATCTCACCCGCATGAAAGGCCAGGGCCTGTGGGCGCAATTGGTTCGCCAGCGGTTTGTGCGCAGTTGCGAGCAGCTGGGTTACGGCCGCGAGCGTGAGCCGCTGGATTGGGCTCCGTTTGCTGCATGGCAGCAGGGCCAGCGCGGGCCACAGCAAAGCAGCCTGTTTTAG
- a CDS encoding phosphoethanolamine transferase, with translation MKFLARLLSLAGKSIVPPGSAALPPSIAGNAPALGELALRSSRGLVQARPVWWVALVISLWLASIGNLALWKAVAGISGQGNTQPWGLGLALGLAIAFACWAILNLLSWGRASKPVMVLLCWVTAFAAYFMLNYGIAIDASMLVNVLQTDVREARDLLHWSLFVTVGAIAIPPTWWLLRQSLQRNTSWRPLLRQLALMLLAVVAMVLVVLAGFRPISSTMRNHTQLRYMMNPLSTLYAAGSLGVQQFHRRDTTLYPIGQDAKLGASYIGQSQYPIYVLVVGETGRAGNFGLYGYNRATTPQLSARNDLIVAKDAWSCGTSTAVSLPCMFSHLGQDGQNSSKSYENLLDVLQRAGLAVLWVDNQSGCKGVCARVHSAATLPASNQPSAPEKADAGKAIGLNPQEQAALCKDGECVDMALLDDLDNRIDALPVEQRARGVVLVLHQMGSHGPAYFKRSLSQDKKFAPECTNVALQSCDRESLVNAYDNSIVATDRMLGGLIGWLEQKGQRQPTAMMYVADHGESLGENNIYLHGLPYSVAPDVQKHVPWITWLSPLMQQRMGVNTACLQQSLGSSRISHDNYFHSVLGLTDVQTSLHNAKLDIFAGCANPGSSQARPGVAGMAAHTGAPA, from the coding sequence ATGAAGTTTCTTGCCCGGCTGCTCTCTCTCGCTGGTAAATCCATTGTCCCCCCCGGCAGTGCTGCACTTCCTCCCTCCATAGCGGGCAATGCGCCCGCATTGGGTGAACTGGCATTGCGCTCCAGCCGAGGCCTGGTACAGGCTCGCCCCGTATGGTGGGTTGCGCTGGTCATCAGCCTATGGCTTGCCAGCATCGGCAATCTGGCCTTGTGGAAAGCTGTTGCAGGCATCTCCGGCCAGGGAAATACCCAGCCGTGGGGACTGGGTCTCGCCCTCGGCCTGGCCATTGCCTTCGCTTGCTGGGCCATCCTGAATCTGCTCAGTTGGGGCCGTGCATCCAAGCCGGTGATGGTGCTTCTGTGCTGGGTGACGGCGTTCGCTGCGTACTTCATGCTCAATTACGGCATCGCCATTGACGCGTCCATGCTGGTCAACGTGCTGCAAACCGATGTGCGCGAAGCACGCGATCTGCTGCACTGGAGCCTCTTTGTCACCGTAGGGGCCATCGCCATACCACCTACCTGGTGGTTGCTGCGCCAGAGTCTGCAGCGCAACACCAGCTGGCGCCCGTTGCTGCGCCAGCTCGCGCTCATGCTGCTGGCCGTGGTGGCCATGGTGCTGGTGGTTCTGGCAGGCTTTCGCCCCATCTCCTCCACCATGCGCAACCACACACAGCTGCGCTACATGATGAATCCGCTTTCCACGCTGTATGCCGCAGGCAGCCTGGGCGTGCAGCAATTCCATCGCCGTGACACCACGCTTTACCCCATTGGTCAGGATGCCAAGCTGGGCGCCAGCTACATCGGCCAGTCGCAATACCCCATCTATGTGCTGGTGGTGGGAGAAACGGGCCGTGCGGGCAACTTTGGCCTGTATGGCTATAACCGCGCGACCACGCCCCAGCTTTCTGCCCGCAATGACCTGATCGTAGCCAAGGACGCCTGGTCCTGCGGCACCAGCACTGCGGTATCGCTGCCATGCATGTTCTCGCACCTGGGGCAAGATGGTCAAAACAGCAGCAAATCCTACGAAAACCTGCTGGATGTATTGCAACGCGCTGGCCTCGCCGTGCTGTGGGTAGACAACCAGTCTGGCTGCAAGGGCGTATGCGCGCGCGTACACAGTGCCGCAACCCTGCCCGCCAGCAATCAGCCATCCGCTCCCGAAAAAGCCGATGCAGGCAAAGCCATTGGCCTGAATCCACAGGAACAGGCCGCCCTTTGCAAGGACGGCGAGTGCGTCGACATGGCCCTGCTGGACGATCTGGACAATCGCATCGACGCGCTGCCTGTAGAACAACGTGCGCGCGGTGTGGTGCTGGTACTGCACCAGATGGGCAGCCACGGACCGGCATACTTCAAGCGCTCGCTTTCCCAGGACAAGAAATTTGCGCCCGAGTGCACTAATGTGGCCCTGCAATCGTGCGACCGTGAGTCGCTGGTCAACGCCTACGACAACAGCATTGTCGCGACCGATCGGATGCTGGGCGGCCTGATTGGCTGGCTGGAGCAAAAAGGCCAGCGCCAGCCCACTGCCATGATGTACGTGGCCGACCACGGCGAATCGCTGGGCGAGAACAACATCTATCTGCACGGCCTGCCCTACTCCGTAGCACCCGACGTGCAAAAGCATGTACCCTGGATCACCTGGCTGTCGCCGCTGATGCAGCAGCGCATGGGTGTCAACACGGCCTGCCTGCAGCAATCCCTGGGCAGCAGCAGGATCAGCCACGACAACTACTTTCACTCCGTGCTGGGCCTGACGGATGTGCAGACCAGCCTGCACAACGCCAAGCTGGATATATTTGCCGGTTGCGCCAATCCCGGCAGCAGCCAGGCACGCCCGGGTGTGGCGGGCATGGCAGCCCATACCGGCGCCCCCGCCTGA